A part of Canis lupus familiaris isolate Mischka breed German Shepherd chromosome 4, alternate assembly UU_Cfam_GSD_1.0, whole genome shotgun sequence genomic DNA contains:
- the HAVCR1 gene encoding hepatitis A virus cellular receptor 1 precursor, with protein MQLWVAISSLILLLTDAVVSYVQVNGVVGHPATLPCTYSTASGVTTMCWGRGACPISHCLEEIVWTNGSHVTFQKHLRYKLKGKLSEGDVSLTIENAAQTDSGQYCCRVEHRGWFNDMKLTLSLEIKPDGNGTVTQSSDGLWHNNQTHVSLAQNSWMTTSKGLYIGICITAVVLLTVLVVVITKKYLCIRNKLEQLNMVSLNDSQTGALQSAAEVGVQAEDNIYIIEDNLYVMD; from the exons ATGCAACTTTGGGTAGCTATCTCCAGCCTCATACTACTTCTGACGG atgCTGTAGTTTCTTATGTTCAAGTGAATGGAGTGGTGGGTCATCCTGCCACACTACCCTGTACCTATTCAACAGCTAGTGGAGTCACAACCATGTGCTGGGGCAGAGGGGCATGTCCTATTTCCCATTGCTTAGAAGAAATAGTCTGGACTAATGGATCCCATGTCACCTTTCAGAAGCACCTGCGTTATAAGCTAAAAGGAAAACTTTCAGAAGGGGATGTGTCTTTGACTATAGAGAATGCGGCCCAGACTGACAGTGGCCAGTATTGTTGCCGTGTTGAGCACAGGGGGTGGTTCAATGACATGAAACTCACCCTATCATTGGAGATAAAGCCAG ATGGGAATGGCACTGTGACACAGTCTTCAGATGGCCTTTGGCATAACAATCAAACT CATGTGTCGCTGGCACAAAATTCATGGATGACCACCAGTAAGGGACTCTACATTGGCATCTGCATTACTGCTGTGGTATTGCTCACCGTGTTGGTTGTGGTGATTACCAAAA AATATTTATGCATAAGAAACAAACTGGAGCAACTAAA CATGGTTTCGTTGAACGACTCTCAGACTGGAGCTTTGCAAAGTGCAGCTGAAGTGGGTGTCCAAGCAGAAGACAATATCTACATTATCGAGGACAATCTTTACGTCATGGATTAA